The following coding sequences are from one Daphnia pulex isolate KAP4 chromosome 11, ASM2113471v1 window:
- the LOC124206985 gene encoding uncharacterized protein LOC124206985 isoform X1 produces the protein MARFKTVHPTLDEEFKLSEGENSINQPQKEPLRFHLDTTLLAPHLVDLVLEIQRIAESTLFHWKTFPLNLPQPIAVQEFSEGSASTRRKPLVVENLFDIPSWDDLDVVSVDAHGEAKHLSNKQLTSVRQHGITQKNGTWRTLTADQLRSISKTGSFTVASVNFPGQQHTWRVNPLLQKGSEVAMDSLLNTLAWSAAVINLTASERFTGDVFSVRKSIRSLRMGFHRFLDLIFGMPSLQPRDFESRLHEERSRYLVAELLCAVECQEEYIALCRFIRHYLAHQQTSGGSGRLSDVRQQKPPPLPYIFQTPKGLLIDLRLFSRDIMDKVKPVVNMVLQQESKTRWSRHHVPEIKVDRKRNEAGQSGPDDDFQDLMNDEPLNRIWDSVLHNADVEQLGPGIAQLLVDQARATITMKRAVAKVRERFTADLIQAELDIRLRHPMLSLVKPWMDKQLYSVKTKLAKEYQWKCHEEAIEACRRKSLDQFVYFLSRDLAFLRDRAPILSKELWADKQATRSFIWDTWIWNPRAWIIRRYFQGTAEVIPTHLSGTPTSITNPRCSSSGSDGQEQPVYTLERSSRRTTTTQWPLWRWANFLQRAWVWSCNGAYACGYLVPWCSPIGLRALVANQPFYADLELSQVNGTLCPRRSAYTPTLNSRLASLWRHISKSRTEFETKPDTGFMGKGLTRQLNRAWNYGFKGLLCSLLFLLIFPVICILCSAGGICLALSAPVWAPVFALIYQVCIILVWDVDNPDPKRGPLLPMIRVLVRDLLLDGLLQPIACLVTAFIVCPLISLLLAVYGMLHWMTVRSRDAIIYSLAIRPRGRIPASEGFLVKRIAGPGLNTEFQYQISKEQALAAFEARLESDRLIAYRRQTERLIRRPAEEFRLFVQQVFSPFSGTAWCPTPVTEKPVDKADATASNFKSSNVAAQLERETQALLASLEEKVERRLEQLRMSLNSNALKKIRMSSADLKMVLVRSAMMMRTFYPTEILVRLGVNESELWERYNVEEGDWLALSAIFLSEIFSSSILNPLNDEETRIQLQAKDLNLGRYGAMFTQSDLDSEPFEWPQRAFQPAVVPLPDFSYFSPVGRDAANSSPPWKKKRTTQVHGHSGRLSEGVASWMGKSVTVSEPSRAGWNSELLIPLPVSHPVLICILIYNRHRDVGAIPLESESCRLLIRFLEGSVTLSRRKENTISRPPMLLDAAASRSPASHKPLLGSSGSDLALSQPSLAVDFSNTPSTSPSQHDTLVSIAQDGTLSLVGTLVSEHASVDIDMGLDQENIAQSLSASRDVDADTVLSKSLGSTLARAADTLRMALLGEKAEETSSASGGRNKYAVENFELLPSSDEHLTATNTAPESRPEATEKSKKFPTYQPASFRSWRMNLPSPIRYDSDPRLRTSVDSNQPQPTSPRPLGLFELSRGLALDRGPAFSPAQLSIGRRLMERGEMAASGSQDSLPFAEEDASLVDSPDCDLSKNAPIRKNPETLGNTGQSYCEVQTVQQSRPAAVLASIEDLSLSIDSQHTHLDITSQLGTQV, from the exons atGGCCCGTTTTAAGACGGTCCATCCCACTTTGGATGAAGAGTTTAAGTTAAGTGAGGGAGAAAATTCTATCAATCAACCTCAG AAAGAACCATTAAGATTTCACCTGGATACTACTCTTCTAGCTCCACATCTTGTAGATCTTGTTCTGGAAATCCAGCGAATAGCAGAGAGTACCCTCTTTCATTGGAAAACCTTTCCTCTCAACCTGCCCCAACCCATCGCAGTTCAAGAATTCAGTGAAGGTTCAGCATCCACCAGACGGAAACCCCTGGTTGTGGAAAACCTTTTTGACATTCCCTCATGGGATGACCTGGATGTTGTATCTGTTGATGCACATGGTGAAGCTAAACACCTCAGCAATAAGCAGTTGACATCAGTTAGGCAGCATGG TATAACACAGAAAAATGGTACTTGGAGAACATTAACAGCCGATCAACTGCGTTCCATAAGCAAAACAGG GTCGTTCACTGTGGCCAGTGTAAATTTCCCCGGACAGCAACATACCTGGCGAGTGAATCCGCTATTGCAAAAAGGCTCAGAGGTAGCGATGGATTCACTACTCAATACATTGGCCTGGTCAGCCGCAGTTATAAATTTGACAGCTAGCGAGAGGTTCACCGGCGATGTGTTTAGCGTTCGCAAATCAATCCGCAGCCTCCGCATGGGATTTCATCGCTTTCTGG ATTTGATATTCGGTATGCCAAGTTTGCAGCCACGAGACTTCGAATCACGCCTGCACGAAGAGCGAAGCCGCTATTTAGTGGCAGAATTGTTATGCGCG GTTGAATGCCAGGAAGAATATATTGCCTTGTGTCGTTTCATTCGCCATTACCTTGCCCACCAGCAAACGTCTGGGGGTAGCGGGCGACTGTCGGATGTCCGACAACAAAAGCCCCCGCCTCTCCCTTACATCTTCCAAACCCCCAAAGGTCTTTTGATTGACCTTCGACTTTTTTCCAG AGATATCATGGACAAAGTCAAGCCGGTGGTAAATATGGTGTTGCAACAAGAGTCTAAAACACGCTGGTCACGTCATCACGTCCCAGAGATTAAAGTTGATCGGAAACGTAATGAAGCCGGTCAGAGCGGTCCCGACGACGACTTTCAGGATTTAATGAATGATGAGCCCCTGAATCGTATTTGGGATTCAGTTCTTCACAACGCCGATGTAGAGCAGCTAGGGCCCGGTATTGCCCAATTGCTTGTCGATCAAGCACGAGCGACTATCACAATGAAGAGAGCTGTTGCTAAAGTGCGTGAAAGATTCACTGCAGACTTGATACAAGCCGAACTGGACATTCGCTTGCGTCATCCTATGCTCTCCCTTGTCAAACCCTGGATGGATAAACAACTTTACAGCGTTAAG ACGAAGCTGGCTAAAGAATACCAATGGAAATGCCATGAAGAAGCTATTGAGGCGTGCCGCCGCAAGTCACTCGATCAGTTTGTTTATTTCCTTTCCCGGGATCTTGCCTTCCTCAGAGAT CGGGCGCCCATCTTGAGTAAAGAGCTCTGGGCAGACAAACAGGCCACTCGCTCTTTCATTTGGGACACTTGGATTTGGAATCCCAGAGCTTGGATCATCCGCCGTTATTTTCAAGGCACCGCTGAG gtaATTCCTACCCACCTCAGTGGGACGCCAACTTCTATCACCAATCCAagatgcagcagcagtggcagtGACGGCCAAGAGCAACCGGTTTACACTTTAGAAAGAAGTAGCAgaagaacgacgacgacacaatGGCCGCTCTGGCGCTGGGCAAATTTTTTGCAGCGGGCCTGGGTCTGGTCCTGTAACGGCGCCTACGCTTGCGGTTATCTTGTTCCTTGGTGCAGCCCAATCGGTTTAAGAGCTCTTGTGGCGAATCAACCTTTCTACGCCGATCTTGAACTGTCGCAGGTCAACGGAACCCTTTGTCCTCGTCGCTCGGCTTACACGCCAACCCTCAATTCACGTTTGGCTTCACTCTGGCGTCACATTTCAAAGTCAAGAACCGAATTTGAAACGAAACCCGACACGGGTTTCATGGGCAAAGGCTTAACCCGACAGCTCAATAGAGCCTGGAATTACGGCTTTAAAGGTCTCCTATGCAGTTTGTTGTTTCTACTCATCTTCCCGGTTATTTGTATCCTATGCAGCGCCGGAGGCATTTGCCTGGCGCTGTCCGCTCCTGTTTGGGCTCCTGTCTTCGCCCTGATCTACCAGGTCTGCATAATCCTAGTCTGGGATGTGGATAACCCTGACCCTAAGCGTGGCCCCCTCCTTCCTATGATCCGTGTCCTCGTTCGTGACCTGCTACTCGATGGACTCCTTCAACCTATCGCCTGCTTGGTCACTGCCTTCATTGTTTGTCCGCTGATATCCCTACTCTTGGCCGTTT atGGTATGCTTCATTGGATGACGGTTCGTTCTCGAGACGCCATTATTTACAGTCTCGCCATCCGCCCAAGAGGTCGCATCCCTGCATCAGAAGGCTTCCTAGTCAAGCGCATCGCTGGGCCAGGATTGAATACCGAGTTTCAATACcag ATTTCGAAAGAACAAGCTTTGGCTGCGTTTGAAGCTCGCTTAGAATCGGACCGTCTGATTGCTTATCGCCGACAAACGGAGCGCTTAATCCGCCGCCCAGCAGAAGAATTTCGTCTCTTCGTTCAACAAGTGTTCTCCCCTTTCTCGGGAACTGCTTGGTGTCCTACTCCGGTCACTGAAAAGCCCGTCGACAAGGCAGACGCTACTGCATCGAACTTCAA GTCATCGAATGTCGCTGCACAGCTGGAGCGCGAGACGCAAGCTTTATTAGCGTCGCTGGAAGAAAAGGTGGAACGTCGCTTGGAACAACTGCGAATGTCATTGAATAGCAACGCCTTGAAAAAGATTCGAATGTCATCTGCCgatttaaaa atGGTATTAGTGCGATCAGCAATGATGATGCGCACTTTCTACCCGACTGAAATTCTGGTGCGCCTCGGTGTCAATGAGTCTGAACTATGGGAACGCTACAACGTAGAAGAAGGAGATTGGCTTGCTTTGTCGGCCATCTTTCTGAGTGAAATATTTAGTTCCTCAATCCTTAATCCCCTTAATGATGAAGAAACTCGCATTCAACTCCAG GCAAAAGATCTTAATCTGGGTCGTTATGGGGCCATGTTCACTCAATCCGATCTTGACAGCGAGCCTTTCGAGTGGCCGCAACGGGCGTTTCAACCAGCGGTTGTTCCATTGCCTGATTTCTCCTATTTTAGTCCAGTGGGTCGCGACGCGGCCAACAGCAGTCCGccgtggaagaaaaaaaggacgacacAGGTGCATGGCCATTCAGGACG tctTTCCGAAGGAGTAGCTTCGTGGATGGGAAAATCCGTCACCGTTTCAGAGCCGAGCCGAGCTGGATGGAATTCGGAGCTGCTAATACCCCTACCGGTCTCCCATCCGGTGCTCATTTGCATACTCATCTACAACCGTCATCGAGATGTCGGTGCCATTCCCTTAGAATCGGAATCGTGCCGCCTTCTCATTCGTTTCTTGGAAGGATCGGTCACACTTTCTCGAAGAAAAGA AAACACAATATCTCGGCCACCCATGTTGCTGGATGCTGCGGCTAGCAGAAGCCCAGCAAGTCACAAACCTTTACTGGGCAGTTCGGGATCGGATCTGGCTTTGTCACAACCTTCACTGGCAGTTGATTTCTCCAACACACCCAGCACTAGCCCCTCACAGCACGACACGCTCGTTTCTATTGCCCAGGACGGAACTCTTTCGTTGGTCGGTACACTCGTCTCGGAGCACGCTTCAGTCGATATTGACATGGGCTTAGACCAGGAAAATATTGCGCA aagTTTATCAGCTTCTAGAGATGTTGATGCTGATACGGTACTATCGAAGAGTCTAGGTTCAACCTTAGCTCGAGCCGCCGACACGTTGCGCATGGCTCTTTTGGGAGAGAAAGCAGAAGAGACGTCGTCTGCGTCTGGGGGTCGTAATAAATATGCAGTTGAGAATTTCGAGCTTTTACCCAGCAGCGATGAGCACCTTACCGCCACTAATACTGCACCAGAGAGTCGCCCAGAAGCGACTGAAAAGAGTAAGAAGTTTCCCACTTACCAACCAGCGTCTTTCCGTAGTTGGCGTATGAATCTTCCTTCACCGATACG ATATGATTCTGATCCGAGGTTGAGGACCTCCGTAGACTCAAATCAACCGCAACCGACGAGTCCTCGACCACTTGGTCTTTTTGAATTAAGCAGAGGTTTAGCCCTAGATCGTGGGCCTGCATTCAGTCCAGCCCAACTGTCGATCGGTAGACGTTTGATGGAAAGGGGCGAGATGGCGGCATCAGGCAGCCAAGATAGTTTACCTTTTGCCGAAGAAGACGCGTCTTTAGTCGATTCACCAGATTGCgatctttcaaaaaatgctCCGATACGCAAAAATCCAGAAACCTTGGG GAATACCGGCCAGTCTTATTGTGAAGTCCAGACAGTGCAGCAATCTCGACCGGCTGCCGTTTTAGCATCGATCGAAGATTTGAGTCTCAGTATTGACAGTCAACATACTCACTTAGATATTACATCTCAACTTGGAACTCAAGTTTGA
- the LOC124206985 gene encoding uncharacterized protein LOC124206985 isoform X3, with protein sequence MARFKTVHPTLDEEFKLSEGENSINQPQKEPLRFHLDTTLLAPHLVDLVLEIQRIAESTLFHWKTFPLNLPQPIAVQEFSEGSASTRRKPLVVENLFDIPSWDDLDVVSVDAHGEAKHLSNKQLTSVRQHGSFTVASVNFPGQQHTWRVNPLLQKGSEVAMDSLLNTLAWSAAVINLTASERFTGDVFSVRKSIRSLRMGFHRFLDLIFGMPSLQPRDFESRLHEERSRYLVAELLCAVECQEEYIALCRFIRHYLAHQQTSGGSGRLSDVRQQKPPPLPYIFQTPKGLLIDLRLFSRDIMDKVKPVVNMVLQQESKTRWSRHHVPEIKVDRKRNEAGQSGPDDDFQDLMNDEPLNRIWDSVLHNADVEQLGPGIAQLLVDQARATITMKRAVAKVRERFTADLIQAELDIRLRHPMLSLVKPWMDKQLYSVKTKLAKEYQWKCHEEAIEACRRKSLDQFVYFLSRDLAFLRDRAPILSKELWADKQATRSFIWDTWIWNPRAWIIRRYFQGTAEVIPTHLSGTPTSITNPRCSSSGSDGQEQPVYTLERSSRRTTTTQWPLWRWANFLQRAWVWSCNGAYACGYLVPWCSPIGLRALVANQPFYADLELSQVNGTLCPRRSAYTPTLNSRLASLWRHISKSRTEFETKPDTGFMGKGLTRQLNRAWNYGFKGLLCSLLFLLIFPVICILCSAGGICLALSAPVWAPVFALIYQVCIILVWDVDNPDPKRGPLLPMIRVLVRDLLLDGLLQPIACLVTAFIVCPLISLLLAVYGMLHWMTVRSRDAIIYSLAIRPRGRIPASEGFLVKRIAGPGLNTEFQYQISKEQALAAFEARLESDRLIAYRRQTERLIRRPAEEFRLFVQQVFSPFSGTAWCPTPVTEKPVDKADATASNFKSSNVAAQLERETQALLASLEEKVERRLEQLRMSLNSNALKKIRMSSADLKMVLVRSAMMMRTFYPTEILVRLGVNESELWERYNVEEGDWLALSAIFLSEIFSSSILNPLNDEETRIQLQAKDLNLGRYGAMFTQSDLDSEPFEWPQRAFQPAVVPLPDFSYFSPVGRDAANSSPPWKKKRTTQVHGHSGRLSEGVASWMGKSVTVSEPSRAGWNSELLIPLPVSHPVLICILIYNRHRDVGAIPLESESCRLLIRFLEGSVTLSRRKENTISRPPMLLDAAASRSPASHKPLLGSSGSDLALSQPSLAVDFSNTPSTSPSQHDTLVSIAQDGTLSLVGTLVSEHASVDIDMGLDQENIAQSLSASRDVDADTVLSKSLGSTLARAADTLRMALLGEKAEETSSASGGRNKYAVENFELLPSSDEHLTATNTAPESRPEATEKSKKFPTYQPASFRSWRMNLPSPIRYDSDPRLRTSVDSNQPQPTSPRPLGLFELSRGLALDRGPAFSPAQLSIGRRLMERGEMAASGSQDSLPFAEEDASLVDSPDCDLSKNAPIRKNPETLGNTGQSYCEVQTVQQSRPAAVLASIEDLSLSIDSQHTHLDITSQLGTQV encoded by the exons atGGCCCGTTTTAAGACGGTCCATCCCACTTTGGATGAAGAGTTTAAGTTAAGTGAGGGAGAAAATTCTATCAATCAACCTCAG AAAGAACCATTAAGATTTCACCTGGATACTACTCTTCTAGCTCCACATCTTGTAGATCTTGTTCTGGAAATCCAGCGAATAGCAGAGAGTACCCTCTTTCATTGGAAAACCTTTCCTCTCAACCTGCCCCAACCCATCGCAGTTCAAGAATTCAGTGAAGGTTCAGCATCCACCAGACGGAAACCCCTGGTTGTGGAAAACCTTTTTGACATTCCCTCATGGGATGACCTGGATGTTGTATCTGTTGATGCACATGGTGAAGCTAAACACCTCAGCAATAAGCAGTTGACATCAGTTAGGCAGCATGG GTCGTTCACTGTGGCCAGTGTAAATTTCCCCGGACAGCAACATACCTGGCGAGTGAATCCGCTATTGCAAAAAGGCTCAGAGGTAGCGATGGATTCACTACTCAATACATTGGCCTGGTCAGCCGCAGTTATAAATTTGACAGCTAGCGAGAGGTTCACCGGCGATGTGTTTAGCGTTCGCAAATCAATCCGCAGCCTCCGCATGGGATTTCATCGCTTTCTGG ATTTGATATTCGGTATGCCAAGTTTGCAGCCACGAGACTTCGAATCACGCCTGCACGAAGAGCGAAGCCGCTATTTAGTGGCAGAATTGTTATGCGCG GTTGAATGCCAGGAAGAATATATTGCCTTGTGTCGTTTCATTCGCCATTACCTTGCCCACCAGCAAACGTCTGGGGGTAGCGGGCGACTGTCGGATGTCCGACAACAAAAGCCCCCGCCTCTCCCTTACATCTTCCAAACCCCCAAAGGTCTTTTGATTGACCTTCGACTTTTTTCCAG AGATATCATGGACAAAGTCAAGCCGGTGGTAAATATGGTGTTGCAACAAGAGTCTAAAACACGCTGGTCACGTCATCACGTCCCAGAGATTAAAGTTGATCGGAAACGTAATGAAGCCGGTCAGAGCGGTCCCGACGACGACTTTCAGGATTTAATGAATGATGAGCCCCTGAATCGTATTTGGGATTCAGTTCTTCACAACGCCGATGTAGAGCAGCTAGGGCCCGGTATTGCCCAATTGCTTGTCGATCAAGCACGAGCGACTATCACAATGAAGAGAGCTGTTGCTAAAGTGCGTGAAAGATTCACTGCAGACTTGATACAAGCCGAACTGGACATTCGCTTGCGTCATCCTATGCTCTCCCTTGTCAAACCCTGGATGGATAAACAACTTTACAGCGTTAAG ACGAAGCTGGCTAAAGAATACCAATGGAAATGCCATGAAGAAGCTATTGAGGCGTGCCGCCGCAAGTCACTCGATCAGTTTGTTTATTTCCTTTCCCGGGATCTTGCCTTCCTCAGAGAT CGGGCGCCCATCTTGAGTAAAGAGCTCTGGGCAGACAAACAGGCCACTCGCTCTTTCATTTGGGACACTTGGATTTGGAATCCCAGAGCTTGGATCATCCGCCGTTATTTTCAAGGCACCGCTGAG gtaATTCCTACCCACCTCAGTGGGACGCCAACTTCTATCACCAATCCAagatgcagcagcagtggcagtGACGGCCAAGAGCAACCGGTTTACACTTTAGAAAGAAGTAGCAgaagaacgacgacgacacaatGGCCGCTCTGGCGCTGGGCAAATTTTTTGCAGCGGGCCTGGGTCTGGTCCTGTAACGGCGCCTACGCTTGCGGTTATCTTGTTCCTTGGTGCAGCCCAATCGGTTTAAGAGCTCTTGTGGCGAATCAACCTTTCTACGCCGATCTTGAACTGTCGCAGGTCAACGGAACCCTTTGTCCTCGTCGCTCGGCTTACACGCCAACCCTCAATTCACGTTTGGCTTCACTCTGGCGTCACATTTCAAAGTCAAGAACCGAATTTGAAACGAAACCCGACACGGGTTTCATGGGCAAAGGCTTAACCCGACAGCTCAATAGAGCCTGGAATTACGGCTTTAAAGGTCTCCTATGCAGTTTGTTGTTTCTACTCATCTTCCCGGTTATTTGTATCCTATGCAGCGCCGGAGGCATTTGCCTGGCGCTGTCCGCTCCTGTTTGGGCTCCTGTCTTCGCCCTGATCTACCAGGTCTGCATAATCCTAGTCTGGGATGTGGATAACCCTGACCCTAAGCGTGGCCCCCTCCTTCCTATGATCCGTGTCCTCGTTCGTGACCTGCTACTCGATGGACTCCTTCAACCTATCGCCTGCTTGGTCACTGCCTTCATTGTTTGTCCGCTGATATCCCTACTCTTGGCCGTTT atGGTATGCTTCATTGGATGACGGTTCGTTCTCGAGACGCCATTATTTACAGTCTCGCCATCCGCCCAAGAGGTCGCATCCCTGCATCAGAAGGCTTCCTAGTCAAGCGCATCGCTGGGCCAGGATTGAATACCGAGTTTCAATACcag ATTTCGAAAGAACAAGCTTTGGCTGCGTTTGAAGCTCGCTTAGAATCGGACCGTCTGATTGCTTATCGCCGACAAACGGAGCGCTTAATCCGCCGCCCAGCAGAAGAATTTCGTCTCTTCGTTCAACAAGTGTTCTCCCCTTTCTCGGGAACTGCTTGGTGTCCTACTCCGGTCACTGAAAAGCCCGTCGACAAGGCAGACGCTACTGCATCGAACTTCAA GTCATCGAATGTCGCTGCACAGCTGGAGCGCGAGACGCAAGCTTTATTAGCGTCGCTGGAAGAAAAGGTGGAACGTCGCTTGGAACAACTGCGAATGTCATTGAATAGCAACGCCTTGAAAAAGATTCGAATGTCATCTGCCgatttaaaa atGGTATTAGTGCGATCAGCAATGATGATGCGCACTTTCTACCCGACTGAAATTCTGGTGCGCCTCGGTGTCAATGAGTCTGAACTATGGGAACGCTACAACGTAGAAGAAGGAGATTGGCTTGCTTTGTCGGCCATCTTTCTGAGTGAAATATTTAGTTCCTCAATCCTTAATCCCCTTAATGATGAAGAAACTCGCATTCAACTCCAG GCAAAAGATCTTAATCTGGGTCGTTATGGGGCCATGTTCACTCAATCCGATCTTGACAGCGAGCCTTTCGAGTGGCCGCAACGGGCGTTTCAACCAGCGGTTGTTCCATTGCCTGATTTCTCCTATTTTAGTCCAGTGGGTCGCGACGCGGCCAACAGCAGTCCGccgtggaagaaaaaaaggacgacacAGGTGCATGGCCATTCAGGACG tctTTCCGAAGGAGTAGCTTCGTGGATGGGAAAATCCGTCACCGTTTCAGAGCCGAGCCGAGCTGGATGGAATTCGGAGCTGCTAATACCCCTACCGGTCTCCCATCCGGTGCTCATTTGCATACTCATCTACAACCGTCATCGAGATGTCGGTGCCATTCCCTTAGAATCGGAATCGTGCCGCCTTCTCATTCGTTTCTTGGAAGGATCGGTCACACTTTCTCGAAGAAAAGA AAACACAATATCTCGGCCACCCATGTTGCTGGATGCTGCGGCTAGCAGAAGCCCAGCAAGTCACAAACCTTTACTGGGCAGTTCGGGATCGGATCTGGCTTTGTCACAACCTTCACTGGCAGTTGATTTCTCCAACACACCCAGCACTAGCCCCTCACAGCACGACACGCTCGTTTCTATTGCCCAGGACGGAACTCTTTCGTTGGTCGGTACACTCGTCTCGGAGCACGCTTCAGTCGATATTGACATGGGCTTAGACCAGGAAAATATTGCGCA aagTTTATCAGCTTCTAGAGATGTTGATGCTGATACGGTACTATCGAAGAGTCTAGGTTCAACCTTAGCTCGAGCCGCCGACACGTTGCGCATGGCTCTTTTGGGAGAGAAAGCAGAAGAGACGTCGTCTGCGTCTGGGGGTCGTAATAAATATGCAGTTGAGAATTTCGAGCTTTTACCCAGCAGCGATGAGCACCTTACCGCCACTAATACTGCACCAGAGAGTCGCCCAGAAGCGACTGAAAAGAGTAAGAAGTTTCCCACTTACCAACCAGCGTCTTTCCGTAGTTGGCGTATGAATCTTCCTTCACCGATACG ATATGATTCTGATCCGAGGTTGAGGACCTCCGTAGACTCAAATCAACCGCAACCGACGAGTCCTCGACCACTTGGTCTTTTTGAATTAAGCAGAGGTTTAGCCCTAGATCGTGGGCCTGCATTCAGTCCAGCCCAACTGTCGATCGGTAGACGTTTGATGGAAAGGGGCGAGATGGCGGCATCAGGCAGCCAAGATAGTTTACCTTTTGCCGAAGAAGACGCGTCTTTAGTCGATTCACCAGATTGCgatctttcaaaaaatgctCCGATACGCAAAAATCCAGAAACCTTGGG GAATACCGGCCAGTCTTATTGTGAAGTCCAGACAGTGCAGCAATCTCGACCGGCTGCCGTTTTAGCATCGATCGAAGATTTGAGTCTCAGTATTGACAGTCAACATACTCACTTAGATATTACATCTCAACTTGGAACTCAAGTTTGA